Proteins from a single region of Acanthochromis polyacanthus isolate Apoly-LR-REF ecotype Palm Island chromosome 11, KAUST_Apoly_ChrSc, whole genome shotgun sequence:
- the pygo2 gene encoding pygopus homolog 2 isoform X1, whose amino-acid sequence MAAESGRLLAGQGKRSKASQMKSPEKKKARKSTTQAAGFSHLTEFAPPPTPMVDHLVASNPFDDDFGPPSRPSGAGGPGSAPFIPSPGAGGGGGYGGGGRMGGGMNFMGGPGGPGGGQPGRRPPFGPPSNAGPHHQLGFGGMPGFGGGGGGGGSGGGGGGGGFPPGGPSQFNMPPSFSPPMHPGPGFNPMLSPGGMGGPGGGGPPHPRFGMPPQQQHGQGGHPFNSPPLPGGGGPRGPLPPMGGGMGPGMNMMGGGPGGNMVGALPGMPPQGQFPPSQDGPYPGPSPPGPGNEDGKNFGGGGAPPGPQQQQQQQQQQLNLNPNGPPPNNTTPGPPPNSGPPQPGGGFPGHPDVQQPNANTPGQPPSAPPQPNPNSSPTGPLNGSGQPQHPPPSQLQPPSNTNTPNSNNSTQQQQQQSTPPNSAPGSTPYNQQNNTPGAGGPMPNAATNSGQNNMTNNNGGNTPGSNPNPPSNSTSTPNTQSPLPPGPAAPSTGPGSGPGKLGGPGMVFPCGLCMAEVHDDQDAILCEASCQRWFHRDCTGLTEPAYGLLTRESAAVWACDFCIKTKDIQAVFVRQGLGQLVAANES is encoded by the exons ATGGCTGCCGAATCGGGGAGACTACTGGCGGGACAAGGAAAACGAAGCAAAG CTTCACAGATGAAGAGCCCGGAGAAGAAAAAGGCGAGGAAATCCACAACTCAG gcGGCGGGGTTCTCCCACCTCACTGAGTTTGCACCCCCTCCTACCCCCATGGTGGACCATCTTGTCGCCTCCAACCCGTTTGACGATGACTTTGGGCCTCCATCCAGACCAAGTGGGGCAGGCGGACCAGGTAGTGCTCCGTTTATTCCCAGCCCAGGTGCCGGTGGAGGAGGTGGAtatggaggaggaggcagaatGGGTGGAGGCATGAACTTCATGGGAGGGCCCGGAGGACCAGGCGGCGGCCAGCCCGGACGGAGGCCACCATTTGGACCCCCATCCAACGCTGGACCCCACCACCAGCTAGGCTTTGGAGGAATGCCCGGCTttggaggtggtggtgggggtggcGGTAGtgggggaggtggaggaggtggtggattCCCTCCTGGTGGCCCTTCTCAGTTCAACATGCCACCGAGCTTCAGTCCACCCATGCATCCCGGGCCAGGATTCAATCCCATGTTGTCTCCAGGGGGTATGGGAGGTCCTGGTGGAGGGGGACCACCCCACCCTCGGTTCGGCatgcctccacagcagcagcacggACAGGGTGGGCACCCGTTCAACAGTCCTCCATTACCTGGTGGTGGAGGTCCGAGGGGGCCCTTGCCTCCGATGGGAGGAGGCATGGGTCCGGGGATGAACATGATGGGTGGGGGCCCCGGCGGCAACATGGTGGGAGCGCTGCCAGGCATGCCTCCTCAAGGACAGTTCCCTCCCTCACAGGATGGCCCCTACCCCGGCCCCAGTCCCCCAGGACCAGGCAACGAGGATGGAAAGAACTTTGGTGGAGGGGGGGCACCACCTGGgcctcagcagcaacaacagcagcagcaacagcagcttaATCTAAATCCAAATGGCCCTCCACCTAATAACACTACTCCCGGCCCCCCTCCTAACTCCGGCCCTCCACAGCCTGGTGGAGGATTCCCCGGCCACCCTGACGTCCAGCAACCCAACGCCAACACACCTGGTCAGCCTCCGTCAGCACCACCACAGCCTAACCCCAACTCTTCTCCGACTGGTCCTCTGAATGGATCAGGCCAGCCCCAGCATCCACCACCCAGCCAGCTACAGCCCCccagcaacacaaacacccCCAATTCTAACAACTctacccagcagcagcagcaacaatccACTCCGCCTAACTCTGCACCGGGCTCCACCCCTTACAACCAACAGAACAACACTCCTGGTGCCGGTGGTCCCATGCCAAATGCTGCCACCAATTCAGGTCAgaacaacatgaccaacaacaacGGAGGCAACACCCCCGGCAGCAACCCCAACCCACCCTCCAACTCCACCTCGACTCCCAACACTCAGTCTCCGCTGCCTCCGGGCCCTGCTGCACCCTCAACCGGCCCCGGGTCCGGCCCTGGAAAACTCGGTGGCCCCGGGATGGTCTTCCCTTGTGGCCTCTGCATGGCGGAGGTGCACGACGACCAAGACGCCATCCTCTGCGAGGCGTCCTGCCAGCGCTGGTTCCACCGGGACTGCACGGGCCTGACAGAACCGGCGTACGGGCTGCTGACTCGAGAGAGCGCTGCTGTTTGGGCTTGTGACTTCTGCATCAAGACCAAGGACATCCAGGCGGTGTTTGTGCGCCAGGGGTTAGGCCAGCTGGTGGCAGCTAACGAGAGTTGA
- the pygo2 gene encoding pygopus homolog 2 isoform X2: MKSPEKKKARKSTTQAAGFSHLTEFAPPPTPMVDHLVASNPFDDDFGPPSRPSGAGGPGSAPFIPSPGAGGGGGYGGGGRMGGGMNFMGGPGGPGGGQPGRRPPFGPPSNAGPHHQLGFGGMPGFGGGGGGGGSGGGGGGGGFPPGGPSQFNMPPSFSPPMHPGPGFNPMLSPGGMGGPGGGGPPHPRFGMPPQQQHGQGGHPFNSPPLPGGGGPRGPLPPMGGGMGPGMNMMGGGPGGNMVGALPGMPPQGQFPPSQDGPYPGPSPPGPGNEDGKNFGGGGAPPGPQQQQQQQQQQLNLNPNGPPPNNTTPGPPPNSGPPQPGGGFPGHPDVQQPNANTPGQPPSAPPQPNPNSSPTGPLNGSGQPQHPPPSQLQPPSNTNTPNSNNSTQQQQQQSTPPNSAPGSTPYNQQNNTPGAGGPMPNAATNSGQNNMTNNNGGNTPGSNPNPPSNSTSTPNTQSPLPPGPAAPSTGPGSGPGKLGGPGMVFPCGLCMAEVHDDQDAILCEASCQRWFHRDCTGLTEPAYGLLTRESAAVWACDFCIKTKDIQAVFVRQGLGQLVAANES, encoded by the exons ATGAAGAGCCCGGAGAAGAAAAAGGCGAGGAAATCCACAACTCAG gcGGCGGGGTTCTCCCACCTCACTGAGTTTGCACCCCCTCCTACCCCCATGGTGGACCATCTTGTCGCCTCCAACCCGTTTGACGATGACTTTGGGCCTCCATCCAGACCAAGTGGGGCAGGCGGACCAGGTAGTGCTCCGTTTATTCCCAGCCCAGGTGCCGGTGGAGGAGGTGGAtatggaggaggaggcagaatGGGTGGAGGCATGAACTTCATGGGAGGGCCCGGAGGACCAGGCGGCGGCCAGCCCGGACGGAGGCCACCATTTGGACCCCCATCCAACGCTGGACCCCACCACCAGCTAGGCTTTGGAGGAATGCCCGGCTttggaggtggtggtgggggtggcGGTAGtgggggaggtggaggaggtggtggattCCCTCCTGGTGGCCCTTCTCAGTTCAACATGCCACCGAGCTTCAGTCCACCCATGCATCCCGGGCCAGGATTCAATCCCATGTTGTCTCCAGGGGGTATGGGAGGTCCTGGTGGAGGGGGACCACCCCACCCTCGGTTCGGCatgcctccacagcagcagcacggACAGGGTGGGCACCCGTTCAACAGTCCTCCATTACCTGGTGGTGGAGGTCCGAGGGGGCCCTTGCCTCCGATGGGAGGAGGCATGGGTCCGGGGATGAACATGATGGGTGGGGGCCCCGGCGGCAACATGGTGGGAGCGCTGCCAGGCATGCCTCCTCAAGGACAGTTCCCTCCCTCACAGGATGGCCCCTACCCCGGCCCCAGTCCCCCAGGACCAGGCAACGAGGATGGAAAGAACTTTGGTGGAGGGGGGGCACCACCTGGgcctcagcagcaacaacagcagcagcaacagcagcttaATCTAAATCCAAATGGCCCTCCACCTAATAACACTACTCCCGGCCCCCCTCCTAACTCCGGCCCTCCACAGCCTGGTGGAGGATTCCCCGGCCACCCTGACGTCCAGCAACCCAACGCCAACACACCTGGTCAGCCTCCGTCAGCACCACCACAGCCTAACCCCAACTCTTCTCCGACTGGTCCTCTGAATGGATCAGGCCAGCCCCAGCATCCACCACCCAGCCAGCTACAGCCCCccagcaacacaaacacccCCAATTCTAACAACTctacccagcagcagcagcaacaatccACTCCGCCTAACTCTGCACCGGGCTCCACCCCTTACAACCAACAGAACAACACTCCTGGTGCCGGTGGTCCCATGCCAAATGCTGCCACCAATTCAGGTCAgaacaacatgaccaacaacaacGGAGGCAACACCCCCGGCAGCAACCCCAACCCACCCTCCAACTCCACCTCGACTCCCAACACTCAGTCTCCGCTGCCTCCGGGCCCTGCTGCACCCTCAACCGGCCCCGGGTCCGGCCCTGGAAAACTCGGTGGCCCCGGGATGGTCTTCCCTTGTGGCCTCTGCATGGCGGAGGTGCACGACGACCAAGACGCCATCCTCTGCGAGGCGTCCTGCCAGCGCTGGTTCCACCGGGACTGCACGGGCCTGACAGAACCGGCGTACGGGCTGCTGACTCGAGAGAGCGCTGCTGTTTGGGCTTGTGACTTCTGCATCAAGACCAAGGACATCCAGGCGGTGTTTGTGCGCCAGGGGTTAGGCCAGCTGGTGGCAGCTAACGAGAGTTGA
- the LOC110960988 gene encoding SH2 domain-containing adapter protein E-like → MAKWFKEFPMNLKNGTDRIRSASESGSQPRSNKAGLVSKAPASKPGQRKNSSSDTGGGGGGVGSLLSGRNRKNSAAELAKGSSPKDGKVWDTLLSGKSRKNSKAEPVFEEQQRTLKTSPSASAYISRLIRVDKQDKSPNFNSGTIPGPVVPEAEKQAQSKTETVIILEDYADPFDAQKTREQREAERVGENDGYMEPYDAQQMITEIRRRGSKDLLKVCVLMEGSEGSVEDGQPVPLQIYDIPYEGSGDSDKTVISRPELDPRLSTEYELPWEWKKEHIVRTLSAQFDSADRPAKDETPHPTLTRQPQHPAAQQQQNQHLRQKSWTQKILRSSPPTMPPSSAPSPESEACCVDPSLPLEKQSWYHGCVTRQEAEFQLLSCREASFLVRNSESDNSKYSIALKTSQGCVHIIVAQTKENGYTLDQSSCVFPSIPKVVHHYCTQRLPFNGAEHMTLLHPVPRIH, encoded by the exons ATGGCAAAGTGGTTCAAGGAGTTCCCCATGAATCTGAAGAACGGTACCGACAGGATCCGCTCAGCCTCCGAGTCCGGCTCCCAACCGAGATCCAACAAGGCCGGACTGGTGTCCAAAGCTCCGGCCTCCAAACCGGGCCAGCGCAAGAACTCCTCTTCTGATAccggaggaggtggaggaggggttGGGTCGCTCCTGTCCGGCAGGAACCGAAAGAACTCGGCTGCAGAGTTGGCAAAAGGGAGTTCACCGAAAGATGGGAAAGTTTGGGACACTCTTCTGTCTGGGAAAAGTCGCAAAAACTCCAAAGCGGAGCCGGTGTTCGAGGAGCAGCAACGAACCCTGAAGACTTCTCCGTCCGCCAGTGCCTACATCAGCCGGCTGATCAGAGTGGACAAGCAGGACAAGAGCCCCAACTTCAACAGCGGAACCATCCCCGGTCCAGTGGTACCAGAGGCTGAGAAACAAGCCCAgagcaaaacagaaaca GTGATCATTCTGGAGGACTACGCAGATCCGTTTGATGCTCagaagaccagagagcaacgGGAGGCAGAGAGAGTCGGGGAGAACGACGGCTACATGGAGCCTTACGACGCACAGCAGATGATCACAG AGATCAGACGTCGGGGATCTAAGGACCTGCTGAAGGTGTGTGTGCTGATGGAGGGCAGCGAGGGATCGGTGGAGGACGGCCAGCCTGTTCCTTTACAGATTTATGACATCCCATATGAGGGCAGCGGCGACAGTGACAAGACGGTGATCAGCAGGCCTGAGCTGGACCCTCGACTCTCCACTGAGTACGAGCTGCCCTGGGAGTGGAAGAAGGAGCACATCGTTAGAACTCTATCAG CACAGTTTGACAGCGCTGATCGGCCAGCCAAAGATGAGACGCCTCACCCCACGCTCACCAGACAGCCTCAGCATCCAGcagcccagcagcagcagaatcagcaTCTGAGGCAGAAAAGCTGGACGCAGAAGATCCTGAGGTCCTCTCCTCCGACCATGCCGCCGTCCTCCGCTCCCAGCCCTGAGAGCGAGGCCTGCTGTGTCGACCCCTCCCTGCCACTGGAAAAACAAAG CTGGTACCACGGCTGTGTGACTCGTCAGGAGGCGGAGTTTCAGCTGCTGTCCTGCAGAGAGGCCAGCTTCCTGGTCAGGAACAGCGAGTCGGACAACAGCAAGTACTCCATCGCCCTCAA GACGAGTCAGGGCTGCGTTCACATCATTGTCGCCCAGACAAAAGAGAACGGCTACACCCTGGACCAGAGCAGCTGTGTGTTCCCCAGCATCCCCAAGGTGGTGCATCATTACTGCACCCAGCGTCTGCCTTTCAACGGCGCCGAGCACATGACCCTGCTGCACCCGGTGCCTCGCATCCACTGA